The genomic window GTCTTGTAGCCAAGGTGCCGGCGCAGGGTCGCCGGGGCGGCGTCGATCAGAGCCCTGGCCAGCTTACGGTTGCGGACCATCCCGGCCACGTGCAGGTCCTCGACCACGACCGTGGTGAACTGTTGCGCCAGCCGGGTGGTGAGTTGGTGCCACGAGTCGGCGCGGACAGCGGCGACGGTGGCGTGCAGCCGGGCCACAGTGTCCTGCGCCCGCTGCCACCGATTGGACGCGGTCCGCTTACGCCGGGTGGCCGGGTCGTACGGGCCGATTCGGCGGGCGGCCCGGCGTTGGGCCTTGCCGAGTTTCTTCAACGCCGCCTTGAACGGTGCCGGGTTGGGCACCAGCTCGCCGGTGGACAGCACCGCCAGGTGCGTGATGCCGGTGTCCACGCCGACGATCCGACCGGCTTTCGGCGTGTGCGCCGCACGGCCCACGACGCGTTTGACCGCGACCTGGAACGAGCAGAACCACCTGGCGGCGGTCTCGGTGACCGTTGCGGACAGGATCGTCGCGGTGCCAGCCCTCACCCGCCGGGCCAGCTTACGGGTGGACTCGTGGGTACGGATGCGGCCCAGCCGTGGCAACACCACGTGCCGGTAGCCGGGGTCGACCCGGATCGCGCCGGTGGTGAACCGGGCCGACCTGCGGCCGTGCTTCCTCTTGGTCCGGGGCCAGCCCATCCGGCGGCCCTTGCGGGCACCGGTACGTGAGGCGTGCCAGTTGCCCAGCGCCGCCGACAGGTTGGCCAGGCCGGTGTTGAACGCCTCTTTGGAGCATTCCGCCCACCACGGCGCCACCCACGTCTTGATTTCGTTCCAGGTGCGGCGCAGCTCCGGTAACGACCAGCCCTGCCACGGGGTCAGGTCCGCCTCGGCCACCCCGTAGCTGGCCTCGGCGGCGCGTTGCGCCTTGACCGCGCTGACCCGCCGCAGCATGTGGTTGAAAGCGAACCGTGCCGCGCCGGTGTTGCGGCGCAGACCGGCCACCTGCACGTCGCTGGGGTCGAGGGCGAACCTGTACGCCTGAACGGTCCACCCGGCGGGCGACTCGTACCGTTTCACGAAAGGTCCCCGGCGGTGGCGGCGGCCACCGCGCGGCTGGCCCGGTCCGCTGCGCCGCGGCGCCCGTACAGCCGGACACACAGGCCGGTCAGGATCTCCGCCACATCCCGCACCAGGTCGTCGTCCACCCCGGCCGGGTCGACCACCAGCAGCCGACGTCCCTGCGCGGCAAGCACCGCCTCGACGTACTCGCCACCGAACCGGGCGAACCGGTCCCGGTGCTCGACCACGATCGTGG from Micromonospora kangleipakensis includes these protein-coding regions:
- the tnpB gene encoding IS607 family element RNA-guided endonuclease TnpB — its product is MKRYESPAGWTVQAYRFALDPSDVQVAGLRRNTGAARFAFNHMLRRVSAVKAQRAAEASYGVAEADLTPWQGWSLPELRRTWNEIKTWVAPWWAECSKEAFNTGLANLSAALGNWHASRTGARKGRRMGWPRTKRKHGRRSARFTTGAIRVDPGYRHVVLPRLGRIRTHESTRKLARRVRAGTATILSATVTETAARWFCSFQVAVKRVVGRAAHTPKAGRIVGVDTGITHLAVLSTGELVPNPAPFKAALKKLGKAQRRAARRIGPYDPATRRKRTASNRWQRAQDTVARLHATVAAVRADSWHQLTTRLAQQFTTVVVEDLHVAGMVRNRKLARALIDAAPATLRRHLGYKTGWYGSVLYVADRWYPSSKTCSGCQTVKPKLSLAERTFNCTTCGLSLHRDVNAARNLAGLVRHVDLELLGDAKTGRGAYVRPVRPAPAGGAAGREASRPVHPVNAARQRTAANRESHLLTER